The following proteins come from a genomic window of Achromobacter sp. AONIH1:
- a CDS encoding TIGR03745 family integrating conjugative element membrane protein → MNAPATSRRPTSRPAARIAALLIPLGIAATPLPSFADLPTLEDPSRGTGSGIMQTLQNYGYDIVLLIALLVVASMFVGVCYHAYTRYAEIHTGRATWGQFGLTVAVGAILLVVGIWLLTKATGVL, encoded by the coding sequence ATGAACGCTCCCGCTACTTCTCGCCGTCCCACGTCGCGGCCCGCCGCGCGCATCGCCGCGCTGCTGATCCCGCTGGGCATCGCCGCCACGCCGCTGCCGTCGTTCGCCGACCTTCCCACGCTGGAAGACCCGTCGCGCGGCACCGGCAGCGGCATCATGCAGACGCTGCAAAACTACGGCTACGACATCGTGCTGCTGATCGCGCTGCTCGTCGTCGCCTCGATGTTCGTCGGCGTCTGCTACCACGCCTACACGCGCTACGCCGAGATCCACACCGGCCGCGCAACGTGGGGGCAGTTCGGGTTGACCGTCGCGGTGGGCGCGATCCTGCTGGTCGTCGGCATCTGGCTGCTGACCAAGGCTACCGGCGTCCTGTAA
- a CDS encoding RAQPRD family integrative conjugative element protein — METTRNPAQVRRFAVEAPWAVRVAALLLAAAGLQPAIAADASDNAAEREMLAAVTRQLELLDRLAEHAATTAPQERARYHFDYARLRADLERVRTGVRDYLVPQRAQPRDPVPLAGDYTRSNAAPATSPKEAPSS; from the coding sequence ATGGAAACCACTCGCAATCCCGCGCAGGTTCGGCGCTTCGCCGTCGAGGCACCCTGGGCCGTGCGTGTTGCCGCGCTGCTGCTTGCCGCTGCCGGATTGCAGCCCGCCATCGCCGCTGACGCCTCCGACAACGCTGCGGAGCGCGAGATGCTCGCCGCGGTAACGCGCCAGCTCGAACTGCTGGACCGCCTCGCCGAGCACGCCGCCACCACCGCGCCGCAGGAGCGCGCCCGCTACCACTTCGACTACGCGCGGCTGCGCGCCGACCTGGAGCGCGTGCGCACCGGCGTGCGCGACTACCTCGTTCCGCAACGCGCCCAGCCGCGTGATCCCGTGCCGCTGGCCGGTGACTACACGCGCAGTAACGCGGCGCCTGCGACGTCGCCCAAGGAGGCGCCGTCGTCATGA
- a CDS encoding TIGR03750 family conjugal transfer protein — MAGALESPSRDGLVTFLPHRLNRHPVVVRGLTADELWVCAGLSGAAGLVAGVPLAWLTHSIAMVPTLIVAGIGVGVFVGGGLLRRWKRGRPDTWLYRQLQWRLALRYPALAAHAGGGQLITRSGWWSTRRLRPDPSLRRGRP; from the coding sequence ATGGCCGGCGCCCTGGAGAGTCCGTCGCGCGACGGGCTCGTGACCTTCCTGCCGCACCGCCTCAACCGCCACCCGGTGGTCGTGCGCGGGCTCACGGCCGACGAGCTGTGGGTCTGCGCCGGGCTGTCCGGCGCGGCCGGTCTCGTGGCCGGCGTACCGCTGGCCTGGCTGACGCACAGCATCGCGATGGTGCCCACGCTGATCGTCGCCGGCATCGGTGTCGGTGTCTTCGTGGGCGGCGGCCTGCTGCGGCGGTGGAAGCGCGGCCGGCCCGACACCTGGCTGTACCGCCAGCTCCAGTGGCGCCTCGCGCTGCGCTACCCCGCGCTGGCTGCGCATGCGGGCGGGGGCCAGCTCATCACCCGGTCGGGCTGGTGGTCCACGCGGCGCCTGCGGCCCGATCCGTCCCTGCGTCGAGGTAGACCATGA
- a CDS encoding TIGR03758 family integrating conjugative element protein, with the protein MTPSADQVAAFTANGGFAPGAVSTVVLGFVFAILLLWGVWAMRTAYVGWAEHHLTQRQFLGVIVRFVAMYLVLGFFLLS; encoded by the coding sequence ATGACGCCTTCCGCCGATCAGGTCGCCGCCTTCACGGCCAACGGCGGCTTCGCGCCCGGGGCCGTCTCCACCGTCGTGCTCGGCTTCGTCTTCGCCATCTTGCTGCTGTGGGGCGTGTGGGCGATGCGCACTGCCTATGTCGGCTGGGCCGAGCACCACCTGACCCAACGCCAGTTCCTCGGCGTCATCGTGCGCTTCGTCGCGATGTACCTGGTGCTGGGCTTTTTCCTCCTGTCCTGA
- a CDS encoding PFL_4703 family integrating conjugative element protein yields MSRFKNEVAHLQAHVKTLRLAGAALFVVALLLGFGWWSAPKSLTIHVPPDLRSGSTRKWWDVPPESVYAFTFYIWQQAQRWPTNGEQDYPRNLHALSAYFTPSCRAFLQQDYEFRRSNGELRQRVRGIYEIPGRGYGDEPAMRVRTVSANNWIVTLDVSADEYLGAEQVKRALVRYALKVVRMDVDPERNPFGLALDCHARAPERIETPPPAAPPGRAASAGSNLQGDTP; encoded by the coding sequence ATGAGCCGATTCAAGAACGAGGTCGCGCACCTGCAGGCGCATGTGAAGACCTTGCGCCTGGCTGGCGCCGCACTGTTCGTCGTGGCGCTGCTGCTCGGCTTCGGCTGGTGGAGCGCACCCAAGAGCCTGACCATCCACGTGCCACCCGACCTGCGCTCGGGCAGCACGCGCAAGTGGTGGGACGTGCCGCCGGAGAGCGTCTACGCCTTCACCTTCTACATTTGGCAGCAGGCCCAGCGCTGGCCGACCAATGGCGAGCAGGACTACCCGCGCAACCTGCATGCACTGTCTGCGTACTTCACGCCGAGCTGCCGTGCCTTCCTGCAGCAGGACTACGAATTCCGGCGCAGCAACGGCGAGCTACGCCAGCGCGTGCGCGGCATCTACGAGATTCCCGGCCGCGGCTACGGCGACGAGCCGGCCATGCGCGTGCGCACCGTGTCGGCCAACAACTGGATCGTCACGCTGGACGTGAGCGCCGACGAGTACCTGGGCGCCGAGCAGGTCAAGCGCGCGCTCGTGCGCTATGCACTCAAGGTTGTGCGCATGGACGTGGACCCCGAGCGCAACCCCTTCGGCCTGGCGCTGGACTGCCATGCACGCGCGCCGGAGCGCATCGAGACCCCGCCGCCTGCGGCGCCGCCCGGCCGGGCCGCAAGCGCCGGCTCCAACTTGCAGGGAGACACCCCATGA